The Flammeovirga kamogawensis genome includes a region encoding these proteins:
- a CDS encoding M48 family metallopeptidase produces MPLTTDKILTKQSYKAILIHPKLPGGRAQGDLFIYNKKITIQVNELVYEIPFNKLKIEAGGASKNFVFFKEIDEHEISIYTKEKEVLQDEEIESFNCFTDDIRKTRKGINELYRGLFLFTCLCFLGLSFFYFFKGNIVHIIAESIPISWEQKIGDELFASLDNQYDFIENDSLKQVLIHEVGPIVQQAIKEGYTLDFYLIHDAEVNAFALPGGKVLINSGLLTKAGSWEEVAGVLSHEVAHVTLRHHVRGVISKLGLFTIVSFIFGDASAVAATIIDLGVHLESLSYTRSFEEEADSRGVEYLTKSNINPEGMITFFEKLEEQNKSTQFDSLLSFVSTHPTTIDRIETLKEKTAGIKNSFNSFGSNYSDYRAAIITELNQ; encoded by the coding sequence ATGCCACTAACAACCGATAAAATACTGACAAAGCAAAGTTATAAAGCAATACTAATTCATCCAAAACTGCCTGGAGGACGGGCGCAAGGCGATTTATTTATTTATAACAAGAAAATTACTATTCAGGTTAATGAACTTGTATATGAGATCCCATTCAATAAGTTAAAAATTGAAGCAGGGGGTGCATCAAAGAACTTTGTCTTTTTTAAAGAGATTGATGAGCACGAAATCTCAATTTATACAAAAGAAAAAGAGGTGCTTCAAGACGAAGAGATTGAGAGTTTCAATTGCTTTACTGACGATATAAGAAAAACACGTAAAGGTATAAATGAGCTGTATAGAGGCTTGTTTTTATTTACATGTCTCTGCTTTTTGGGCTTATCTTTTTTCTATTTCTTTAAAGGAAATATTGTGCATATAATTGCCGAATCAATTCCTATTTCTTGGGAACAAAAAATTGGAGATGAACTCTTTGCTTCATTAGATAATCAGTATGATTTTATAGAAAACGATTCGTTAAAACAAGTACTAATTCATGAGGTAGGTCCAATTGTTCAACAAGCTATAAAAGAAGGATATACATTAGATTTTTATCTGATTCATGATGCAGAGGTAAATGCTTTTGCATTGCCAGGAGGCAAGGTGCTTATTAATTCTGGTTTACTTACAAAAGCGGGTTCTTGGGAAGAAGTGGCTGGAGTTTTATCTCATGAAGTGGCCCATGTTACATTAAGACATCATGTGAGAGGTGTAATCAGTAAATTAGGCTTGTTTACCATTGTCTCTTTTATTTTTGGTGATGCATCTGCAGTGGCAGCAACCATTATTGATTTGGGAGTACATCTTGAATCATTATCATATACACGGTCTTTTGAGGAAGAAGCAGACAGTAGAGGGGTGGAATATTTAACTAAAAGCAACATTAACCCAGAAGGGATGATTACGTTTTTTGAGAAACTCGAAGAACAAAATAAAAGCACACAATTTGATAGTTTACTATCGTTTGTTTCTACTCATCCTACTACAATTGATAGAATAGAAACATTAAAAGAAAAAACAGCGGGTATTAAAAATAGCTTTAACTCTTTTGGATCTAACTACTCCGATTATAGAGCAGCTATAATAACAGAACTAAATCAATAA
- a CDS encoding DUF2490 domain-containing protein produces the protein MRGLILIVFLCISSLVNAQDMGQWGAVYGKARFSDRLGYYAEHHARFNDSGEGLEIYKSYNRMGLNYFVNNNFDIVVGPAVIGKFNQENEFGKSTLMEYRIWHQYVYHHYSGRVKFYHQVRIEHVWADKGTHYKYRNRYRYKAYAYIPINKRHVEPGAFYVVPSVEIFMHDNSTHSLEDFRVYNAIGYKFNETTSFTAGHMWTWNNEQTSNVFRFSLYIDLDLRK, from the coding sequence ATGAGAGGGCTAATATTAATAGTCTTCTTATGTATCTCTTCTTTAGTAAATGCCCAAGATATGGGGCAGTGGGGAGCTGTTTATGGTAAGGCTAGATTTTCGGATAGGTTAGGTTATTATGCGGAGCATCATGCACGTTTTAATGACAGTGGCGAAGGATTAGAAATTTACAAATCGTATAACCGTATGGGGTTAAATTATTTTGTAAATAACAATTTTGATATTGTTGTAGGGCCGGCAGTTATTGGTAAGTTTAACCAAGAAAATGAGTTTGGAAAATCAACACTCATGGAGTATAGAATATGGCACCAATACGTGTATCATCATTATTCTGGTAGAGTGAAATTTTATCATCAGGTAAGAATTGAGCATGTTTGGGCAGATAAAGGAACGCATTATAAATACCGTAACAGATATAGATACAAAGCGTATGCATATATTCCTATTAATAAAAGACATGTAGAACCAGGTGCATTTTATGTTGTACCTTCTGTAGAAATTTTCATGCACGATAATAGTACGCATTCTCTTGAAGATTTTAGGGTTTACAATGCTATTGGCTATAAATTTAATGAAACAACAAGTTTCACAGCAGGTCACATGTGGACATGGAACAATGAACAGACCTCTAACGTGTTTAGGTTTAGTTTATACATTGATTTAGATTTAAGAAAGTAA
- a CDS encoding aldo/keto reductase encodes MEIFDKAPIENYTPNQERYDTMHYQRCGKSGVLLPRISLGLWHNFGFNDNFGNARNIVRKAFDLGITHLDLANNYGPPYGAAEENFGRILQKDFSAHRDELFIATKAGYDMWPGPYGNWGSKKYLIASLDQSLKRMGLDYVDVFYHHRPDPQTPLEETMSALSQVVKQGKALYIGLSRYSPDETEEAANLLKEMGTPCLIHQSKYSMFEREVEGPLLAKLDDLKIGSIVFSPLAQGMLTNKYVNGIPENSRASKDNTYLNRTAVEEKLDQIKLLHQMAVERGQTLSQMAIAWLFNHPVVTSVLVGASSPTQLEENVGCMKNAHFTSSELEKIEDILSK; translated from the coding sequence ATGGAAATTTTTGATAAAGCACCAATAGAAAATTATACGCCAAACCAAGAAAGGTACGATACAATGCATTACCAAAGATGTGGAAAAAGTGGTGTGCTTCTTCCTAGAATATCTTTAGGGTTATGGCATAATTTCGGTTTTAACGACAACTTTGGGAATGCTAGAAATATTGTTAGAAAAGCCTTCGATTTAGGTATTACACATCTAGACTTGGCCAATAATTATGGACCTCCTTATGGTGCTGCAGAAGAGAACTTTGGAAGGATTTTACAAAAAGATTTTTCGGCACATAGAGATGAACTTTTTATAGCTACAAAAGCTGGGTATGATATGTGGCCGGGTCCGTATGGTAACTGGGGTTCTAAAAAGTATTTGATTGCTAGTTTAGATCAGAGTCTTAAAAGAATGGGATTAGATTATGTAGACGTATTTTATCACCATAGGCCAGATCCTCAAACTCCTTTAGAAGAAACCATGAGTGCCCTATCTCAAGTAGTGAAACAAGGGAAAGCATTGTATATCGGTTTATCTAGGTACAGCCCAGATGAGACAGAAGAAGCGGCGAATCTATTGAAAGAAATGGGTACGCCTTGTCTTATTCATCAGTCTAAATATTCTATGTTTGAACGTGAAGTAGAAGGACCATTGTTAGCAAAATTAGATGATTTAAAAATAGGTTCAATTGTATTTTCTCCGTTGGCACAAGGTATGTTAACTAATAAATATGTGAATGGAATACCTGAAAATTCTAGAGCGAGTAAAGACAATACCTATTTAAATAGAACGGCTGTAGAAGAGAAATTAGATCAGATAAAACTATTACATCAAATGGCAGTAGAGAGAGGACAAACTCTTTCTCAAATGGCAATTGCTTGGTTATTTAATCACCCAGTTGTAACCTCTGTTTTAGTTGGTGCAAGTTCTCCAACACAACTAGAAGAAAATGTGGGTTGCATGAAGAATGCTCATTTTACCTCATCAGAATTAGAAAAAATAGAAGATATATTAAGTAAATAA
- a CDS encoding cupin domain-containing protein, which translates to MELKKLVKSGEGENYDYSQDHCFIKVSSKDTNGELCFVEDTLKPGFHLKRHQHKIMTEVFYMLEGEMELIFDDETIILKPGDTITVPPNVWHEAKCVKGGKMLSIFKDGQFDIFLEELSKMNDAQFADKEFMDAFSAKFDIYEQEL; encoded by the coding sequence ATGGAACTTAAAAAGTTAGTAAAAAGTGGAGAGGGAGAAAACTATGATTATTCACAAGATCATTGTTTTATCAAAGTATCATCAAAAGATACGAACGGTGAACTTTGCTTTGTTGAAGATACCTTAAAACCTGGCTTCCATTTAAAGCGTCATCAACATAAAATAATGACAGAAGTTTTCTACATGTTAGAAGGAGAAATGGAGCTTATCTTTGATGATGAAACTATAATTTTAAAACCAGGAGACACCATCACGGTTCCACCAAATGTATGGCACGAAGCAAAGTGTGTAAAAGGAGGAAAGATGCTTTCTATTTTTAAAGATGGGCAATTTGATATCTTTTTAGAAGAGCTGTCTAAAATGAATGATGCACAATTTGCAGACAAGGAATTTATGGATGCGTTTTCTGCAAAATTTGATATTTATGAGCAGGAGCTTTAA
- a CDS encoding class I SAM-dependent methyltransferase — protein MNNQEINQKNKEIWNANAENWDSYMGEMGNRWHNDLIAPQSVELLKLKAGDKLLDIGCGNGIFARRMAKLDIHVTAFDFAETNINKAKNYDCTNIDYKVIDATKELELLSLGEGNYQAAVAHMTLMDMPTLDTLFASLSKLLINNGVFVFSIQHPVFNSNSVSEDENNNLILSEYIQKENYMGMAIPGQEHEQYYFHRPLSTYFEVAFKNGFVIDGYMEPTFSKEQDAFYSKFPPVLLVRLRRL, from the coding sequence ATGAATAATCAAGAAATCAATCAAAAAAATAAAGAAATTTGGAATGCAAATGCAGAAAATTGGGATAGTTATATGGGCGAAATGGGTAACCGTTGGCACAACGATTTAATTGCTCCTCAGTCTGTAGAACTTCTAAAGTTAAAAGCAGGCGATAAGTTATTAGATATAGGATGTGGAAATGGGATTTTTGCTAGACGAATGGCAAAATTAGACATCCATGTTACAGCTTTTGATTTTGCAGAAACCAACATAAATAAAGCGAAGAATTACGATTGTACAAATATTGATTATAAAGTAATTGATGCCACTAAAGAATTAGAATTACTATCATTAGGTGAAGGGAATTACCAAGCAGCTGTAGCCCACATGACATTAATGGATATGCCAACACTTGATACTCTATTTGCAAGTTTATCAAAGTTATTGATCAACAATGGGGTATTTGTGTTTTCAATTCAGCACCCAGTTTTTAATTCAAATTCGGTTTCAGAAGATGAAAATAATAACTTAATTCTTTCAGAGTATATTCAAAAAGAAAATTATATGGGAATGGCCATACCTGGACAAGAACATGAACAATATTACTTTCATAGGCCATTAAGTACTTATTTTGAAGTAGCATTTAAAAATGGTTTTGTAATAGATGGATATATGGAGCCTACATTCTCAAAAGAGCAAGATGCATTTTATTCAAAATTCCCTCCTGTATTACTTGTAAGATTGAGGAGATTATAA
- a CDS encoding DUF2071 domain-containing protein — protein sequence MPNYREILDKRVQARKSKSKLDVNTLLEHFAIISYKVPLSKIEKYIPKPFKLWTFLENGVAYALVSAVPFKDKDFRFYKLHSSLTFNFYQTNFRTYIIDERDGSYAAWFFGTTLGSITHIFPKLLWKMPWEFGRYSFDFIYEEGRYKKYVMEFTSKMGNGKIDLEGTTEENILLNGFSNLAEQDLILTHPVKGYYTQSESKIGTYEIWHPKFNLKQGKVKAAYFELFERLELLSKEDMKTPHSVLITDQIVFDVLLPPANFNNPSE from the coding sequence ATGCCGAATTATCGAGAAATTTTAGACAAAAGAGTACAGGCAAGGAAATCAAAAAGCAAATTAGATGTAAATACTTTACTTGAACATTTTGCTATAATATCTTATAAAGTACCTCTTTCAAAAATAGAAAAATACATTCCCAAACCTTTCAAATTATGGACATTTTTAGAGAATGGAGTAGCCTATGCTTTAGTAAGTGCAGTACCTTTTAAAGACAAAGATTTTAGGTTTTATAAGTTGCACTCTTCTCTTACATTTAATTTTTACCAAACCAATTTTAGAACCTATATTATAGATGAGAGAGATGGTTCTTATGCTGCTTGGTTTTTTGGAACTACACTAGGTTCGATAACACATATATTCCCTAAATTACTTTGGAAAATGCCTTGGGAATTTGGCCGCTATTCATTTGATTTTATATATGAAGAGGGTAGATATAAGAAATATGTTATGGAATTTACTTCTAAAATGGGCAATGGTAAAATAGACTTAGAAGGTACAACCGAGGAGAATATACTTTTAAATGGTTTTAGTAATTTAGCAGAGCAAGATTTAATTTTAACGCACCCAGTTAAAGGGTATTATACCCAATCAGAATCAAAAATTGGGACTTATGAAATTTGGCACCCAAAGTTTAATTTAAAGCAAGGAAAGGTAAAAGCAGCTTATTTCGAGCTTTTTGAGCGCTTAGAGTTACTATCAAAAGAAGATATGAAAACACCCCATTCGGTATTAATTACAGATCAGATAGTGTTTGATGTTTTATTACCTCCAGCAAATTTTAATAACCCATCAGAATAG
- a CDS encoding T9SS type A sorting domain-containing protein — MQTLHKKLQITLCVFLLLSSTLTAQTLPTSGLVFNLKSDVGLSVDVGGEITWIEQVKGETFVSAGSSALEIVDVKYDGINTDFTAVKFSDEGYLKLTSDIEYSDIRRVFVVYKSEFEPLYNNSTDLMMLFGDRYSQVALETRSHIVNASSGREYVPYTFSLDGNSEWQPTAKHAVNFNTLSDEFQDNTDPRNDAWTKDEWEIVEVEYIDSRDLIQGTHNNGESSKIELGRLVHNTNMFYQGQIAEVIVYDNSFADYDGLKEYIEGKYKIKQRQWYSHNSSSDWKDSNAWSLDSTTLDLGDAPYKYPVTGDKAHVMNGDLINFTEHHISLNELLIDANAEVNAQSYINHNFHAFKGSGTYKTYVNELPNCDLVENAVFYQEGGGTFHFSAEDLNNNANVTLEDDIYSTYNFNQLIVNIGAYEFDFGNEVHVFDTLKVYNSTIKISNELEVDSNFVLYSGSKVIDNGADQELMIRGHFNISDGCEVDIPNTIVRFEGEGSKDAVNTYYQRFQIGGPTTVKKVRIERPLLKDQVQIISTDEAYQLNFNPATPNNGLDGDGNYDASFFQIELVRGRLRFADNIHHELITSTLAGENPVRKISTDMNIWLSGSNQITINSVDKATLLVEDGGNLTVVSSSEFFLENTDLTIQGNLQLGISGGSETNGILSVDGNVSFEGSSSKFNYRSGYLALTGNYYKDTDVTRKTGASNPIIKFTGTTASIMSAPWGTDDRIGQLVIDKNLGEIKPGLTLQDHEVYANNVILENGLIDANGQLIWDTTTDEKQTETISKDSYIVGKTSFIVDEGGSAYFPIGGVSGFYLAGVGPAPLSDFNRTVNPSAKLITWQAMYVDEAIGGDVPSDLYSDKYEDGMWRINPAQATSSEITLYLENADISNVGGEDKSDNLRILTRDNSLLSDDLDWSHGEGIGNPPQEIKKDETPGGSGNLLAIKTELYSFKASEIPSGASGLRVNAGLSNHEFTPGLSINADLPVELLSFTTEVKNTDVHIVWTTAQELNNDGFVIEKSIDKRNWEEVAFAEGQGTTSVITNYEVVDSNPYLGTSYYRLKQIDFDGAQEIFGPQKVEVGTASLMDLMIYPNPSDGSTTLQLINTLEQVSITIYSPMGKIIEHFSIENATEDIITYDTSVLPTGVYIVQCVFGKERLIKKLFVR, encoded by the coding sequence ATGCAAACGCTACATAAAAAACTACAAATTACACTGTGTGTATTTCTACTTTTATCGAGTACATTAACCGCACAAACACTACCCACTAGTGGTTTGGTTTTTAATTTAAAATCAGATGTAGGGTTATCTGTAGATGTGGGAGGAGAAATTACTTGGATTGAACAAGTTAAAGGAGAAACTTTTGTAAGTGCGGGTTCATCAGCATTAGAAATTGTAGATGTGAAATATGATGGTATTAATACCGATTTTACTGCTGTTAAGTTTTCTGACGAAGGCTATTTAAAACTTACAAGTGATATCGAATATTCTGATATCAGAAGGGTTTTTGTAGTATATAAATCAGAGTTTGAACCACTTTATAATAACTCTACTGATTTAATGATGCTTTTTGGAGATCGATATTCTCAAGTAGCATTAGAAACTAGAAGTCATATTGTAAATGCTAGCTCAGGGAGAGAGTATGTACCGTATACTTTTAGTTTAGATGGCAATAGTGAATGGCAGCCAACAGCAAAACATGCTGTGAATTTCAATACTTTATCAGATGAATTTCAGGATAATACAGATCCAAGAAACGATGCATGGACCAAAGATGAATGGGAAATAGTTGAAGTAGAATATATAGATTCTCGTGATTTAATTCAGGGTACACATAATAATGGAGAGTCTAGTAAAATAGAACTGGGAAGACTGGTGCATAACACAAATATGTTTTACCAAGGTCAGATTGCAGAAGTTATAGTTTATGACAATAGCTTTGCTGATTACGATGGGTTAAAGGAATATATTGAAGGTAAATATAAAATTAAGCAAAGACAGTGGTATAGTCATAACTCATCTAGCGATTGGAAAGATTCAAATGCATGGTCTTTAGATAGTACAACTTTAGACTTAGGTGATGCCCCTTATAAATACCCTGTTACAGGAGATAAAGCTCATGTGATGAATGGAGACCTTATCAACTTTACAGAGCATCACATCAGTTTAAATGAGTTACTGATAGATGCTAACGCAGAGGTAAATGCACAATCTTATATAAATCATAATTTTCATGCTTTTAAAGGGTCTGGAACATATAAAACGTATGTGAACGAATTACCTAATTGTGATTTAGTAGAAAATGCAGTGTTTTATCAAGAAGGGGGAGGTACATTTCATTTTTCTGCAGAGGATTTAAATAATAATGCAAACGTTACTTTAGAAGATGATATTTATTCTACTTATAATTTTAATCAACTTATTGTAAACATAGGAGCGTATGAATTTGATTTTGGAAATGAAGTTCATGTTTTTGATACTTTAAAAGTCTATAATTCTACAATTAAAATATCTAATGAGCTTGAAGTGGACTCTAATTTTGTGCTGTATTCTGGCTCAAAAGTAATTGATAATGGTGCAGATCAAGAGTTAATGATAAGAGGTCATTTTAATATTTCTGATGGGTGTGAAGTAGATATTCCGAATACAATTGTGAGATTTGAAGGAGAAGGATCAAAGGATGCTGTGAATACATATTATCAGAGGTTTCAGATTGGGGGGCCTACAACTGTAAAAAAAGTACGTATTGAACGCCCTTTACTAAAAGACCAAGTTCAAATTATATCAACAGATGAGGCTTATCAATTAAATTTTAATCCTGCTACACCAAATAATGGATTAGATGGAGACGGGAATTATGATGCTAGTTTCTTTCAAATTGAACTAGTGAGGGGGAGGTTGCGCTTTGCAGATAATATACATCATGAATTAATAACTTCTACTTTGGCAGGAGAAAATCCTGTAAGAAAGATATCAACAGATATGAATATCTGGTTGTCTGGGAGTAATCAAATTACAATAAACTCTGTAGATAAAGCAACGCTTTTAGTAGAGGATGGAGGTAATTTAACAGTGGTTTCTTCTTCAGAATTTTTTCTTGAAAATACCGATCTAACAATACAAGGAAACTTACAGTTGGGTATTTCTGGTGGAAGTGAAACCAATGGAATTTTGTCAGTAGATGGTAACGTTTCTTTTGAAGGAAGTAGTAGTAAGTTTAATTATAGATCGGGTTATTTGGCTTTAACAGGCAATTATTATAAAGATACAGATGTTACAAGAAAGACAGGAGCTAGTAACCCAATTATTAAATTTACTGGAACAACAGCTTCAATTATGTCGGCTCCTTGGGGTACTGATGATAGGATAGGCCAACTTGTTATAGATAAAAATTTAGGAGAAATAAAGCCTGGTTTAACACTTCAAGATCATGAGGTATATGCAAATAATGTAATCTTAGAAAATGGCCTAATAGACGCAAACGGCCAGTTGATTTGGGATACAACAACTGATGAGAAACAAACTGAAACGATAAGTAAAGATAGCTATATAGTAGGTAAAACATCTTTTATAGTAGACGAGGGAGGAAGTGCATATTTTCCAATAGGTGGAGTGAGTGGTTTTTACTTAGCCGGTGTTGGTCCTGCACCATTATCAGATTTTAATAGAACAGTAAATCCAAGTGCAAAGTTAATTACTTGGCAAGCAATGTACGTAGATGAAGCAATTGGTGGAGACGTACCATCTGATCTTTATTCTGATAAATATGAAGATGGTATGTGGAGAATAAATCCAGCACAGGCAACTTCTTCGGAAATCACTTTATACCTAGAAAATGCAGATATTTCTAATGTTGGAGGAGAGGATAAATCTGATAATTTAAGAATCCTAACAAGAGACAATTCATTACTTTCAGATGATTTAGATTGGAGCCATGGAGAAGGCATAGGCAATCCACCTCAAGAAATAAAGAAAGATGAAACACCTGGAGGTAGTGGAAATTTATTAGCAATTAAAACAGAATTGTATTCATTTAAAGCATCAGAAATTCCATCTGGAGCTTCTGGTTTACGTGTAAATGCTGGGTTATCTAACCACGAATTTACTCCTGGATTATCTATAAATGCAGATTTACCTGTAGAACTGCTTTCGTTTACAACGGAAGTTAAAAATACTGATGTGCATATTGTATGGACAACTGCTCAAGAACTAAATAATGATGGTTTTGTGATAGAAAAATCTATAGATAAACGGAATTGGGAAGAGGTAGCTTTTGCAGAAGGACAAGGAACTACTTCGGTAATTACTAATTATGAAGTGGTAGATTCAAATCCGTATTTAGGGACATCATATTATAGATTAAAACAAATAGATTTTGATGGTGCTCAAGAAATTTTTGGACCTCAGAAAGTAGAGGTAGGAACAGCAAGTTTAATGGACTTAATGATTTATCCTAACCCTTCAGACGGATCAACAACATTGCAATTAATAAATACATTAGAACAGGTTTCAATAACTATTTATTCTCCAATGGGAAAAATAATTGAGCACTTTTCTATAGAAAATGCAACGGAAGATATTATCACTTATGATACATCTGTTTTACCAACAGGTGTTTACATTGTGCAGTGTGTTTTTGGCAAGGAGCGACTTATAAAGAAATTATTTGTAAGGTAA
- a CDS encoding chaperone NapD codes for MKSDMIKALNGFKNCEVIPSENKDIVVVLLESDSKEIEKEQIQNIQNLPSVNQLSMVSGYQG; via the coding sequence ATGAAGTCCGACATGATTAAAGCACTTAACGGTTTTAAAAACTGCGAGGTCATTCCATCGGAAAATAAAGATATCGTAGTTGTTTTATTAGAGTCTGATTCTAAAGAAATAGAAAAAGAACAAATTCAAAATATTCAAAACTTACCCTCTGTCAATCAGCTATCGATGGTATCGGGTTACCAAGGCTAA